AAAAACCTTTTTAAAGAACTTGTGGTATAATATTATTATTAAAAGCAGTTGTCTATTTTTGTGAAATGATTGAATTCTATAATGTCAATAAGGTCTATGAGGGGGGACTTTGGGCTCTTCGCGATTTGACTCTGAGTGTCAAAAAAGGTGAATTCGTCTTTTTAACAGGAGCAAGCGGCGCTGGAAAGACGACGCTCTTGAAACTTTTATATGTTGCTGAAAAAGCAACTGATGGACAAGTATTGGTATTTGGAAGGAATGTTTCAAAACTTGCCTCGAAAAGTATTCCTTATTTGAGAAGAAACATAGGTGTCGTATTTCAAGATTACAAGTTGTTAAAAGACAGCAATATATATGACAATGTTGCCTTTGCTTTGCGAATCTTGGGCAAAAAGAAAAAAGAGATCGATGAAAGAGTTTTTAGTGTATTGGAGATGGTTGGCCTTTCCAAAAGGTATCGCGATGTGCCTGATAATCTATCTGGCGGTGAGCAGCAGCGTGTCTGCATTGCGAGGGCAATAGTAAACAATCCGCCATTGGTTCTTGCAGACGAGCCAACAGGAAACCTCGATCCGGATAATGCTCAAAAAATAATGCAAATCTTTAAAAAAATAAATTCAAATGGAAGTACTGTAATCTTTGCTACGCATGATTTGTCGCTTATGAACTCCATCAATGGGCGCAATATTCATTTAAAAGAGGGAAAAATTGTCAAAGATGGCGTGAAAAAGGGAGAAGAAAATGTTTAACATTATAGGTTTTTTTCTTTCACAATCATTTAAGGATTTCAAACGCCATTTTTATTTGCAGTTGTCTGTGATTCTAATCATCTTTTTTTCTTCTTTTATTTTTGGTGTTATGCTTCTCTTTGTTTCAAACCTTGACAGGGTCCTTGAGAAGATAAGTTCAGATATAGACATAACTCTCTATCTGAGCAATGATGTTGTGCCCGGAAGTGAAAAGTATGTGAAGCTTCAGAAAATGCTTTACAATAGTCCTGCCGTAGCAAAGGTAACCTATATTTCTTCAGAAGAAGCCCTTAAAAAATTCAACGAGGAATATTCTGAATACAATGAATTGGTCGATTTCATTGGTGAGAATCCCTTGCCTGCGTCATTTCAGATAAGATTGAAAGATAACATCGATGATATTAAAATGCATGAATTCCAAAATTTCATATCATCTTTGGGAAAGATTGATGGGATTGAAAATGTAAACATAACAGGAGAATGGATAAAGAGGTTTTACAGCTTTATTGCTTTTATCAAACTCGTAGCTGCAATAATCATTTTACTCATTGGAGTCGGTGTTGTTTTTATAATTTATAATGCTATTAAAATTACAATTCACTCGAGAATGGTGCAAATCGAAATAATGCGCCTCATTGGAGCAACTAAATTCTTTATAAAAGGTCCATTCATCTTTGAAGG
This region of Candidatus Schekmanbacteria bacterium genomic DNA includes:
- a CDS encoding ABC transporter permease, which produces MFNIIGFFLSQSFKDFKRHFYLQLSVILIIFFSSFIFGVMLLFVSNLDRVLEKISSDIDITLYLSNDVVPGSEKYVKLQKMLYNSPAVAKVTYISSEEALKKFNEEYSEYNELVDFIGENPLPASFQIRLKDNIDDIKMHEFQNFISSLGKIDGIENVNITGEWIKRFYSFIAFIKLVAAIIILLIGVGVVFIIYNAIKITIHSRMVQIEIMRLIGATKFFIKGPFIFEGLWQGFIGAVFSIFGLYFVYSILKSNLEEAFSFIFSGLKFEFLDPVLITFIIIGGLLLGTVGSSLSTARFLRN
- the ftsE gene encoding cell division ATP-binding protein FtsE, whose amino-acid sequence is MIEFYNVNKVYEGGLWALRDLTLSVKKGEFVFLTGASGAGKTTLLKLLYVAEKATDGQVLVFGRNVSKLASKSIPYLRRNIGVVFQDYKLLKDSNIYDNVAFALRILGKKKKEIDERVFSVLEMVGLSKRYRDVPDNLSGGEQQRVCIARAIVNNPPLVLADEPTGNLDPDNAQKIMQIFKKINSNGSTVIFATHDLSLMNSINGRNIHLKEGKIVKDGVKKGEENV